The Microbacterium schleiferi genome contains the following window.
GGGGCCGGAGCCGATGTCGGAGGCCACACCTACACTTGACGGGTGCCCATCGTCCCCGTCTCTACGCATGCCCACAGCAGTGGAACTCTCAGTGTTCGCGGTGCCCGCGTCCACAACCTTAAGGATGTCGATCTCGACATCCCGCGCGACTCTCTCGTCGTGTTCACGGGGCTGTCCGGGTCGGGCAAATCGAGCCTCGCGTTCGACACGATCTTCGCCGAGGGACAGCGTCGCTACATCGAGTCGCTGAGCTCCTACGCGCGCCAGTTCCTCGGTCAGGTGGACCGGCCGGACGTTGATTTCATCGAGGGACTCAGCCCCGCTGTCTCGATCGACCAGAAGTCCACGAACCGCAACCCGCGCTCGACAGTCGGCACGATCACCGAGATCCACGACTACATGCGTCTGCTGTGGGCGCGGATCGGCATCCCGCACTGCCCCGAGTGCGGCGCACAGATTCAGCGCCAGACGGTGCAGCAGATCGCCGACCAGCTCATGGAACTGCCCGAGCGCACGCGCTACCAGATCGTCGCGCCCGTGGTGAGTCAGAAGAAGGGCGAATTCGTCGACCTCTTCAAAGAGCTCTCTGCCAAGGGGTACGCGCGCGCCGTCGTCGACGGGGAGCTCGTGCAGCTCGCCGAGCCGCCGACGCTGAAGAAGAGCTACAAGCACGACATCGCCGTCGTCGTGGATCGCCTCGTTGCCGGCCCCGAGATCCTGAGCCGCGTCACCGACTCCGTCGAGACCGCGCTGGGGTTGGCGGGCGGCATCATGCAGGTCAACTTTGTGGACGGCGAGGGTGACGACGCGTGGCAGTCGTTCAGCGAGAAGCTGTCGTGCCCCAACGGTCACCCGCTGCAGCTGACCGAGATCGAGCCGCGCACCTTCTCGTTCAACGCCCCCTTCGGTGCGTGCCCGACCTGTTCGGGGCTGGGTACCCGGATGTCGGTGGATGTCGAGCTCATGCTGGGTGACCCCGAGCTGTCCATTCGCGAGGGCGTCCTCATCCCGTGGACGACGCAGGGCAAGGGACTGTTCCAGTACTACGAGCGGTTGCTCGAAGGACTCTCCGATGACCTCGGCTTCTCGCTCGACACGCCGTGGCGGGAGCTGACGGCGGAGGTGCAGAACGCCGTCCTCCACGGCGAGAACTTCAAGGTCAACGTCAAGTGGAAGAACCGCTACGGCCGCGAGATGCGCTACACCTCCGGCTTCGAGGGTGTCGTGCCCTACATCGAGCGCCAGTACGTGCAGGCCGAGTCCGATACTCAGCGCCAGCGCTGGTCGGAGTACCTCAGGGAAGTGCCCTGCCCCGCCTGTAATGGCGACCGCCTCAAGCCCGAAGTCCTCGCGGTGCTCGTGCACGGACGCTCGATCGCGGATGCCTCACGCCTGAGCCTTGCTGACGCGCAGGAGTACTTTGCCACGCTCGAGCTGACTGAGCGTGAAGCCATGATTGCGGCAGCGGTGCTCCGCGAGATCCGCGCGCGCCTCGAGTTCCTCATCCAGGTCGGTCTGAACTACCTCAACCTCAGCCGGTCCGCCGGGTCGCTCTCGGGCGGCGAGGCCCAGCGCATCCGTCTCGCGACGCAGATCGGCTCGGGCCTGACCGGCGTGCTCTACGTCCTGGACGAACCCTCGATCGGTCTGCACCAGCGCGACAACCGCCGTCTCATCGAGACCCTCCTGAAGCTCAAGGGTCTGGGCAACACTCTGATCGTCGTCGAGCACGACGAAGAGACGATTCACGCCGCCGACTGGATCGTCGACATCGGGCCCCGCGCCGGCGTCGACGGTGGGCACGTCGTCCACTCCGGGCCGCTCGGCGAGCTGCTCGCCGACCCCGGCTCGATCACCGGCGACTACCTCGCCGGTCGACGCAGCATCCCGACACCGGCGAAGCGACGCAGGATCGACAAGAAGCGGATGCTGGAAGTCGTCGGCGCCCGCGAGAACAACCTGAAGCAGGTCAGCGCGCAGTTCCCGCTCGGTGTGCTCACCGCCGTGACGGGCGTGAGCGGATCCGGCAAGTCGTCGCTGGTCAACGACATCCTGTACCAGGTGCTCGCGGCGCGGCTCAACGGTGCCCGCACGGTTCCCGGCAAGCACACGCGTGTGACGGGCCTCGACAACCTCGACAAGGTGGTTCACGTCGACCAGGCTCCGATCGGCCGGACACCGCGCTCGAACCCCGCGACCTACACGGGCGTCTTCGACCGCATTCGTACCCTCTTCAGCGAGACCCCGAAGCCAAGGCGCGTGGCTACCAGCCCGGCCGCTTCAGCTTCAACGTCAAGGGTGGGCGCTGTGAGGCGTGCGCGGGCGATGGCACCATCAAGATCGAGATGAACTTCCTGCCCGACGTCTACGTGGACTGCGAGGTCTGCCACGGCAAGCGCTACAACCGGGACACGCTCGCGGTCCACTACAAGGGCAAGAACATCGCCGAGGTCCTCGAGATGCCGATCACCGAGGCCGCCGAGTTCTTCGAACCGATCCAGGCGATCCACCGGTACCTGAAGACGCTCGTGGATGTCGGGCTCGGCTACGTCCGACTCGGTCAGTCGGCGACGACCCTGTCGGGCGGCGAGGCGCAGCGTGTGAAGCTCGCCACCGAGCTGCAGCGGCGGAGCAACGGGCGCAGCATCTACGTCCTTGACGAGCCGACGACGGGCCTGCACTTCGAAGACGTTCGCCGCCTCCTCGAGGTCTTGAGCGGCCTCGTCGACAAGGGCAACACGGTGATCGTGATCGAGCACAACCTCGACGTCATCAAGTCAGCCGACTGGATCATCGATCTCGGCCCCGAGGGCGGGTCCGGCGGTGGCGAGATCGTCGCGACCGGCACGCCCGAGCAGGTCGCGCGGGTCCCCGAGAGCTACACCGGACAGTTCCTGGCCGAACTTTTCGACGCCCACGACGCGCCGGCGGCCCGCAAGGCGGGTTGAGCGTGGCTCGCGCCAGCCACCCCCAGCTTGCGTACCGGCCCGCGCCGGGGAGATCCCCACCAACCCCGGCGTCTACCGGTTCCGCGATGACGCCGGGCGTGTGCTCTACGTCGGCAAGGCGAAGAACCTGCGTGCCCGCCTGTCCAACTACTTCGCGCCGTTGCACACGCTGCACGAGCGGACACGGCGCATGGTGACAACGGCCACCGGCGTCGAATGGACGGTCGTCGGCAGCGACGTCGAGGCGCTGCAGCTCGAGTACATGTGGATCCAGGAGTACTCGCCGCCCTTCAACGTGCGCTACAAGGACGACAAGTCCTACCCGTACATGGCGATCACCCTCGCCGACGAGGCGCCGCGCGTCATGGTCACGCGAAACCACAAGATCCGCGGGGCGAAGTACTTCGGTCCATACCCCAAGGTGTGGGCGGTGCACGAGGTCATCGACCTCATGATCAAGGTGTTCCCGATCCGCACATGCAGTGACTCCTCGTACAAGCGGGCCATGGCCACGGGCAGGCCCTGCTTTCCCGGACAGATCGGACGCTGCGGCGGACCGTGCTCCGGTCGCGTCACGATCGAGGAGCACCGCGCGATCGTCGACGACTTCGTGGCGTTCATGTCCGGGGGCGATCAGCGCTTCACGAAACAGTTGACGGCACGGATGCGGGAGGCATCCGCCGCGATGGACTACGAGTCTGCGGCCGTCTTCCGCGACCGGCTCCAGGCGATCGAGGCGGTGCTCAACAAGAGTGCTCTCGTGTTGCCCGATGACACGGATGCCGACCTGTTCGGCATCGCCGAGGACGAGCTGGCCGCCGCCGTGCAGCACTTCGTCGTCCGCGGCGGTCGCGTCCGTGGTGTGCGGGCGACTACGATCGAGAAAGAACTGGACATCAGCGGGGGAGAGCTGGTCGATCAGATCCTGCAGCGGACGTACGGTCCCTCCGGCAGTGCCGACATCCCCAAGCAGGTCCTCGTTCCCGCCCTCCCCGAGGATGCCGCCGAACTCGAAGCGTGGCTGCGAGACAAGCGCGGCACGAACGTCACGATTCAGATCGCGCAGCGCGGCGCGAAGGCCGAGCTCATGAAGAGCGCGGCGCTCAATGCCCAGCAGGCGCTCTTGCTGCACAAGACCCGCCGCACGAGCGACTACGTCGCGCGCACGCAGGCGCTCACCGACCTCCAGGAGGCGCTCGGGCTCGACGAGGCCCCGCTCCGGATCGAGTGCTATGACGTGTCCCACCTGAGCGGCACGAATGTCGTGGCCTCGATGGTCGTGTTCGAAGATGGCCTGCCTCGCAAGGATCAGTACCGGACGTTCGGCGTCCCCGAGACCACCGACGACACCGACTCGCTGTATCAAGTGCTCATGCGCCGCCTCGCATATATCGACGACGAGCGGGACGCCGACGAGGAAGTACCCGTGACTGTCGGAGAGGACGAGACGGATGCCGACGGCCTCGCTGTCGTCAGTTCCGATCCGACCAGCGATGGCACTGTCGTCACGGTACGAAACCGCCCCCGCTTTGCCTACCGCCCGCAACTGCTCGTCGTCGACGGTGGCAAGCCGCAGGTGAACGCGGCAGCGCGCGCGCTGTCCGACGCGGGCCACACCGACATCGCGTTGTGCGGGATTGCCAAGCGCCTCGAGGAAGTGTGGTTGCCTGACGAGGACTACCCGGTGATCCTTCCGCGCACGAGCGAGGCGCTCTATCTGCTGCAGCGGCTGCGCGACGAGGCCCATCGCTTTGCGATCACGAAGCAGCGCGGAAAGCGCAAACGCGACATCCAGACCGTCCTCGCGGAAATCCCCGGGCTGGGGGAGGCTCGCATTCGCGCCCTGCTGCGCCACTTCGGGTCGGTCACGGCGCTCAGGAACGCGACGCCGGAAGAGATTCAGGAGCTCCCCGGAGTGGGCCCGAAGCTCGCCGCGACGATCCACGCGCACCTGGCAAGTCGATAGGCTGGCAGTGCGCGCGGGAGCCCGCTGCCCGGCAGCGAACGGCCCATCCGACGACCGCGCGACCAGTGCACAGCGACACCCGAGGACGAGGGGTCCCGATGGATGAGACGACACCCGCGAGAAGCGATGTGCTCATCCTGACCGGAATGTCCGGCGCAGGGCGATCCACGGCTGCCAACGCTCTCGAGGACCTCGGCTGGTACGTCGTCGATAATCTGCCCCCGCAGATGCTCAAACCGCTCCTCGAGCTCTCGGAGATCGCGGCGTCCGCACTGCCGAAGGTCGCCGCCGTCGTCGACGTGCGCGGTGGCGATCTGTTCGCCGCGCTTCCCGCGGAAGTGGGGGAGCTGCGTTCCCGCCGGAATGTCCGCATCGTCTTCCTCGACGCCTCCGACGACGTCCTCGTGCGGCGTTTCGAGGCCGTGCGCCGGCCCCATCCGCTGCAGGGTGATGGCACGATCATCGACGGCATCCGCGTCGAACGTGAGCGGCTCTCGGAGATTCGCGAGCGCGCAGACATCGTCGTGGACACCACGTCGCTGAACGTCCACCAACTCGCGACCCGCATCTTCGAGCTCTTCTCCGACGAGGGCGCCGCTCGACACATGCTCACGATCATGAGCTTCGGGTTCAAGTACGGCCTCCCGACGGATGCCGACATGGTCGCCGACATGCGCTTTCTGCCCAACCCCTATTGGGATCCCGCGCTGCGGACCTTCACGGGGCAGGATCCTCAGGTGCGCGACTACGTGCTCGGCCAGCCCGGGGCCCGCGAATTCGTGGACGCCTATGCGGCAGCCCTGCAGCCCGTGCTCCAGGGGTATCAGCGCGAGAACAAACGGCACTCCGTCGTCGCAATCGGCTGCACCGGAGGCAAGCATCGCTCGGTCGTCGTCGTCGAGGAGCTCGCTCAGCGACTGGCAGCCGAGGCAGGTGTCGCGGTGCGCGTGAAGCACCGCGACCTCGGCCGGGAGTAGCGCGCGGGCGGCATCCCGCCGAGATTTCTCGACCTCGGCCCGAGTAGGCTAGAGCGTTATCCGCCGGCCCTGCCGGCACCCTCGAAAGGAGCCACGTGTCGCTGACGGCCGATGTCAAAGCAGAACTCATCGCGGTACGGGACCCGCTTCCCAGCGCCCGTGTCGCCGAGTTGACATCACTGCTCCGGTTCGCCGGCGGCCTGCACTCCATCGCCAACCGTGTTGCGGTCGAGGCGGAGGTGGACTCCGAGGCTCTTGCGCGCCGCGTCGCGCGCGAACTCATGGAGATCTACGGCGTGCGGCCCGAGATCGTTCAGACGCAAGGCTCGGGATCCCGAGCCGGAGCGTTGTTCGCGGTGCGCGTCATCGACGGGGGAGAGACGCTGGCCCGTCAGACCGGACTGCTCGACCAGCGGCGCCGGCCCGTGCGCGGCCTCCCGAACAAGCTCACGACCGGTTCCCGGGGCGACCTCGCCGCCGTGTGGCGCGGCGCGTTCCTGGGCTCGGGTGCTCTCACCGACCCCGGCCGCTCAGCGTCGCTCGACGTACTGTGCCCGTCCTCGGAAGCGGCGATGGCCCTCGTCGGGGCAGCGCACCGGCTCGGCATCGGCGCGAAGGCGCGGGAGGTGCGCGGCGCGCCCCGCGTGGTCGTCCGCGAGGGTGACGCCATCCGGGCGGCGCTGGCTGTCATGGGGGCTCGCCAGGTCGCCGCGCACTGGGACGAGATGCGTCAGCGCCGGGAGGTTCGCGCCGGTGTGAACCGACTCGTGAACTTCGACGACGCGAACCTGCGTCGGTCTGCGCAGGCGGCTGTCGCCGCGTGCGCGCGGGTTGAGCGCGCCCTCGAGATCCTGGGCGAGGACATTCCCGATCACCTGCGCGAGGCCGGCGACCTGCGGCTGGCGCACCGCGATGCGAGCCTCGACGAACTGGGTCACCACGCCGATCCGCCACTCACGAAAGATGCCGTCGCCGGACGTATCCGTCGTCTTCTCGCGATGGCCGACAAGAAGGCCTCCGCGGAGGGTATTCCCGGAACAGAATCTGCGGTTCCGGCGAGCGCTCTGGACTGACCGCGCTTCACCAGCGCCACCCCGTAACGCGTCCTAGCTTCTTCCGCAAGACCCGCCGAGGGGTCGCCCAGGCTCACTAGGATGACAACTGTCACCCCAGCGACGCCGGGGCATTCCTGGCGCCGCGACGACAGGAAGAGAAGAGCGAATGGCCACCTACACCCTGCCCGACCTCCCCTACGACTACGCTGCGCTCGAGCCGCACATCAGTGCCACGATCATGCAGCTGCACCACGACAAGCACCACCAGGCGTACGTGACGGGCGCCAACACGGCGCTGGAGCAGCTGGCCGAGGCGCGTGAGACGGGGAACCTCGCCAACGTCAACAAGCTCGAGAAGGATCTCTCGTTCAACCTCGGCGGTCACACGAACCACTCGATCTTCTGGACGAACATGTCGCCGAATGGTGGCGACAAGCCCACCGGCGAACTTGCCGCGGCGATCGACGAGTACTTCGGCTCGTTCGACAAGTTCCAGGCTCACTTCACCGCCGCCGCTCTCGGTGTGCAGGGTTCGGGCTGGGCGGCGCTGTTCTGGGACTCGATCGGTGAGCGTCTCATCATCCAGCAGATCTTCGACCAGCAGGGTCAGCTCGCCGCTGCCAGCGTCCCGCTGCTCATGCTGGACGTGTGGGAGCACGCGTACTACCTGGACTACAAGAACGTCCGCGCTGACTACGTCAAGGCGTTCTGGAACATCGTGAACTGGGCCAACGTCCAGGACCGCTTTGTTACGGCTCGTGAGAAGACGGCGGCTCTGCTGCTAGGGTCATGATCAGGTGAGGATGCCGCGGAGCCCTCGCCCGCTCGGGGGCTCCGGCAACCTCATTTGTCTGCTGGAATACACCACAAATGACACCCCTCTCCGGGTCGTCGATCCGGAGCTGACCCCCGGCGCTTCGGCGCGATAAGAATCAGGGAGACACCGTGTCTGTCAAGATCGGTATCAACGGCTTCGGCCGTATCGGACGTAACTACCTCCGCGCAGCTCTCGAGCAGGGCGCGGACCTCGACATCGTGGCGGTGAACGACCTCACCGACAACAAGACGCTCGCCCACCTCCTCAAGTACGACTCGGTCGGCGGACGCCTGGCCGAAGAGGTCTCGTACACCGAGGACTCCATCACCGTCGGTGGCAAGAGCATCAAGGTCTTCGAAGAGCGCGACCCCGCGAACCTCCCGTGGGGCGAGCTGGGCGTCGACATCGTCATCGAGTCCACCGGCCGCTTCACGAAGGCCGCTGACGCCAGCAAGCACATTGCCGGTGGCGCGAAGAAGGTCCTCATCTCGGCACCCGGCACGGATGTCGACGGCACCTTCGTCATGGGCGTCAACGACGGCGAGTACGACCCCGCCACGATGCACGTCATCTCGAACGCGTCGTGCACCACCAACTGCCTGGCCCCGCTCGCGAAGGTCTTCAACGACAACTTCGGCATCGAGCGCGGCTTCATGATGACGGCGCACGCCTACACCGCCGACCAGAACCTGCAGGACGGCCCCCACGGCGACCTGCACCGCGCCCGCGCCGCCGCACTGAACATCGTGCCGGCCGCGACCGGTGCCGCCAAGGCGATCGGCCTCGTTCTGCCCGAGCTCAACGGCAAGCTCAGCGGCTCCTCGTACCGCGTCCCGGTCCCCACCGGGTCGATCGTCGACCTGACGATCATCACGCCGGCTGAGGGCCTCACCAAGGAGACCATCAACGCCGCGTACGAGAAGGCAGCGGCTGAGGGTGCTCTGGCGGGCTACCTGAAGTACAACACCGACGCGATCGTCTCGACCGACATCGTTCACGACCCGCACTCGTCGGTCTTCGACGCCGGTCAGACCAACGTCAGCGGCAACCTCGTGAAGGTCTCGGCCTGGTACGACAACGAGTGGGGTTACTCGAACCGCCTCGTCGACCTCACCGAGCTCGTCGCCAGCAAGCTCTGAGTCGCGGCATCCGGTAACCAGACATGGCTCTGCGCACCCTCGATTCGCTGGGTCCGCTGGCCGGCAAGCGCGTCATCGTCCGTTGTGACCTCAACGTTCCGTTGAAAGACGGGGTCATAACGGACGATGGCCGCGTGCGGGCCTCGGTTCCCACGCTCAACGCCCTCATCAACCAGGGAGCGCGCCTTGTCGTGTGCTCGCACCTGGGACGCCCCGACGGGGCACCCGACCCGAAGTACAGTCTGGAGCCCGTTGCTCAGCGCCTGTCGGAGCTGCTCGGCAAGCCGGTCGCCTTCGCGCGCGACACGGTCGGCGAGTCAGCTCACGACGCCGTTGCCGCCCTGGAGGACGGCGATGTCGCGGTCATCGAGAACCTGCGGTTCAACGCGGGGGAGACAGCGAAGGATGCCGAGGTTCGTGGCGCGTTCGCTCGTGAGCTTGTCGGCCTCGGCGATGCTCTCGTGTCGGACGGCTTCGGTGTCGTGCACCGCAAGCAGGCCAGCGTCTACGACCTCGCCGAGATTCTGCCCTCCGCGGCGGGCTTCCTCATCGAGAAGGAGGTCGACGTTCTCGACCGCCTCACCGAGAAGCCGGAGCGGCCCTACACGGTCGTGCTCGGCGGATCGAAGGTCAGCGACAAGCTCGGCGTCATCGAACACCTGCTCCCGCGCGTTG
Protein-coding sequences here:
- the uvrC gene encoding excinuclease ABC subunit UvrC, which codes for MLYVGKAKNLRARLSNYFAPLHTLHERTRRMVTTATGVEWTVVGSDVEALQLEYMWIQEYSPPFNVRYKDDKSYPYMAITLADEAPRVMVTRNHKIRGAKYFGPYPKVWAVHEVIDLMIKVFPIRTCSDSSYKRAMATGRPCFPGQIGRCGGPCSGRVTIEEHRAIVDDFVAFMSGGDQRFTKQLTARMREASAAMDYESAAVFRDRLQAIEAVLNKSALVLPDDTDADLFGIAEDELAAAVQHFVVRGGRVRGVRATTIEKELDISGGELVDQILQRTYGPSGSADIPKQVLVPALPEDAAELEAWLRDKRGTNVTIQIAQRGAKAELMKSAALNAQQALLLHKTRRTSDYVARTQALTDLQEALGLDEAPLRIECYDVSHLSGTNVVASMVVFEDGLPRKDQYRTFGVPETTDDTDSLYQVLMRRLAYIDDERDADEEVPVTVGEDETDADGLAVVSSDPTSDGTVVTVRNRPRFAYRPQLLVVDGGKPQVNAAARALSDAGHTDIALCGIAKRLEEVWLPDEDYPVILPRTSEALYLLQRLRDEAHRFAITKQRGKRKRDIQTVLAEIPGLGEARIRALLRHFGSVTALRNATPEEIQELPGVGPKLAATIHAHLASR
- the rapZ gene encoding RNase adapter RapZ is translated as MDETTPARSDVLILTGMSGAGRSTAANALEDLGWYVVDNLPPQMLKPLLELSEIAASALPKVAAVVDVRGGDLFAALPAEVGELRSRRNVRIVFLDASDDVLVRRFEAVRRPHPLQGDGTIIDGIRVERERLSEIRERADIVVDTTSLNVHQLATRIFELFSDEGAARHMLTIMSFGFKYGLPTDADMVADMRFLPNPYWDPALRTFTGQDPQVRDYVLGQPGAREFVDAYAAALQPVLQGYQRENKRHSVVAIGCTGGKHRSVVVVEELAQRLAAEAGVAVRVKHRDLGRE
- the whiA gene encoding DNA-binding protein WhiA, giving the protein MSLTADVKAELIAVRDPLPSARVAELTSLLRFAGGLHSIANRVAVEAEVDSEALARRVARELMEIYGVRPEIVQTQGSGSRAGALFAVRVIDGGETLARQTGLLDQRRRPVRGLPNKLTTGSRGDLAAVWRGAFLGSGALTDPGRSASLDVLCPSSEAAMALVGAAHRLGIGAKAREVRGAPRVVVREGDAIRAALAVMGARQVAAHWDEMRQRREVRAGVNRLVNFDDANLRRSAQAAVAACARVERALEILGEDIPDHLREAGDLRLAHRDASLDELGHHADPPLTKDAVAGRIRRLLAMADKKASAEGIPGTESAVPASALD
- a CDS encoding superoxide dismutase encodes the protein MATYTLPDLPYDYAALEPHISATIMQLHHDKHHQAYVTGANTALEQLAEARETGNLANVNKLEKDLSFNLGGHTNHSIFWTNMSPNGGDKPTGELAAAIDEYFGSFDKFQAHFTAAALGVQGSGWAALFWDSIGERLIIQQIFDQQGQLAAASVPLLMLDVWEHAYYLDYKNVRADYVKAFWNIVNWANVQDRFVTAREKTAALLLGS
- the gap gene encoding type I glyceraldehyde-3-phosphate dehydrogenase, which gives rise to MSVKIGINGFGRIGRNYLRAALEQGADLDIVAVNDLTDNKTLAHLLKYDSVGGRLAEEVSYTEDSITVGGKSIKVFEERDPANLPWGELGVDIVIESTGRFTKAADASKHIAGGAKKVLISAPGTDVDGTFVMGVNDGEYDPATMHVISNASCTTNCLAPLAKVFNDNFGIERGFMMTAHAYTADQNLQDGPHGDLHRARAAALNIVPAATGAAKAIGLVLPELNGKLSGSSYRVPVPTGSIVDLTIITPAEGLTKETINAAYEKAAAEGALAGYLKYNTDAIVSTDIVHDPHSSVFDAGQTNVSGNLVKVSAWYDNEWGYSNRLVDLTELVASKL
- a CDS encoding phosphoglycerate kinase produces the protein MALRTLDSLGPLAGKRVIVRCDLNVPLKDGVITDDGRVRASVPTLNALINQGARLVVCSHLGRPDGAPDPKYSLEPVAQRLSELLGKPVAFARDTVGESAHDAVAALEDGDVAVIENLRFNAGETAKDAEVRGAFARELVGLGDALVSDGFGVVHRKQASVYDLAEILPSAAGFLIEKEVDVLDRLTEKPERPYTVVLGGSKVSDKLGVIEHLLPRVDRILVGGGMLFTFLKAQGYEVGKSLLEEDQIDTVTRYMTTAHERGVEIVLPVDAVMAASFSADAEHVVAPADSLEETPFGATGLGLDIGPDTAKIFADAIRESKTVFWNGPMGVFEMPAFAAGTKTVAQALTEVDGLSVVGGGDSAAAVRQLGFSDDQFGHISTGGGASLEFLEGKKLPGLEVLGWEQ